A single region of the Sorghum bicolor cultivar BTx623 chromosome 9, Sorghum_bicolor_NCBIv3, whole genome shotgun sequence genome encodes:
- the LOC110430077 gene encoding annexin D4, with protein MADEVQQLTRAFSGLGGLGVDEPTMVSALARWRKQPEKRSGFRKGFPGFFKSHGEIDRCEDEYMLHLAAEFARFKNLMVLWAMHPWERDARLAHHVLHQQHPPAIVVEVACTRSADELLGTRRAYQALFHHSLEEDVAYRARDKPYCSLLVGLVSAYRYEGPRVNEEVAKAEAKALGAAVKSAAAAGGGGKKLVENEEVVRILTTRSKPHLVETFKYYKEMHGRHVEEDLSQSSGEEETTTLLETVLCLAAPAKYFSQVMEGALRDGADHHGKEALTRVAVTRSDHDMDDIRAAYHQQFGAKLEDAIAAKAHGHYRDALLSLVGAGK; from the exons ATGGCCGACGAAGTTCAGCAGCTCACCAGGGCCTTCTCAG GCCTTGGCGGGCTCGGCGTGGATGAGCCGACGATGGTGTCGGCGCTGGCGCGGTGGCGGAAGCAGCCCGAGAAGCGGTCGGGGTTCCGCAAGGGCTTCCCGGGCTTCTTCAAGAGCCACGGCGAGATCGACCGGTGCGAGGACGAGTACATGCTGCACCTGGCCGCCGAGTTCGCGCGGTTCAAGAACCTGATGGTGCTGTGGGCGATGCACCCGTGGGAGCGCGACGCCCGGCTGGCGCACCACGTCCTCCACCAGCAGCACCCGCCCGCCATCGTCGTGGAGGTCGCCTGCACGCGGTCCGCCGACGAGCTCCTGGGCACGCGCCGCGCGTACCAGGCGCTCTTCCACCACTCCCTCGAGGAGGACGTCGCGTACCGCGCCAGGGACAAGCCCTACTGCAGC CTGCTGGTGGGGCTGGTGAGCGCGTACCGGTACGAGGGCCCGCGGGTGAACGAGGAGGTGGCGAAGGCGGAGGCCAAGGCGCTGGGCGCCGCCGTGAAGAGCGCGGCtgctgccggcggcggcgggaagAAGCTGGTGGAGAACGAGGAGGTGGTCCGGATCCTGACCACCAGGAGCAAGCCGCACCTGGTGGAGACGTTCAAGTACTACAAGGAGATGCACGGCCGGCACGTGGAGGAGGACCTGAGCCAGAGCAGCggggaggaggagacgacgacCCTGCTGGAGACCGTGCTGTGCCTCGCCGCGCCGGCCAAGTACTTCAGCCAGGTGATGGAGGGCGCGCTGAGGGACGGCGCGGACCACCACGGGAAGGAGGCACTGACGAGGGTGGCCGTGACGCGGTCGGACCACGACATGGACGACATCAGAGCCGCCTACCACCAGCAGTTCGGGGCCAAGCTGGAGGACGCCATTGCGGCCAAGGCGCACGGGCACTACAGGGACGCGCTGCTCTCCTTGGTCGGCGCCGGCAAGTGA
- the LOC8077948 gene encoding annexin D3 isoform X2: protein MMLWTADPAARDAKLAHKAMKKKGERYVWVLIEVACASTPDHLVAVRKAYREAYSASLEEDVAACPLYNKDPLLKQFLVRLVSSYRYSGELVDDELARAEAAELHDAVVARKQPLHGDVVRIVSSRSKPQLKATFERYRQGHGKAIDEVLEEERRSDQLAAVLKTAVWCLTSPEKHFAEVIRSSIVGLGTDEESLTRAIVSRAEIDMKKVKEEYKARYRKTVTSDVNGDTSGYYNGILLTLVGPE from the exons ATGATGCTGTGGACGGCGGACCCGGCGGCGCGTGACGCCAAGCTCGCCCACAAGgccatgaagaagaagggcgagCGGTACGTGTGGGTGCTCATCGAGGTCGCCTGCGCGTCGACGCCGGACCACCTCGTCGCCGTCAGGAAGGCCTACCGCGAGGCCTACTCCGCCTCCCTGGAGGAGGACGTCGCCGCGTGCCCGCTCTACAACAAGGACCCCCTCCTCAAGCAG TTCTTGGTGCGGCTGGTGAGCTCGTACcggtactccggcgagctcgtcgaCGACGAGCTGGCGAGGGCGGAGGCCGCGGAGCTGCACGACGCGGTGGTGGCCAGGAAGCAGCCGCTGCACGGCGACGTCGTGCGCATCGTCAGCTCCAGGAGCAAGCCGCAGCTGAAGGCGACGTTCGAGCGGTACAGGCAGGGCCATGGCAAGGCCATCGACGAGGTGCTCGAGGAAGAACGCCGCAGCGACCAGCTCGCGGCGGTGCTCAAGACAGCGGTGTGGTGCTTGACGTCGCCGGAGAAGCACTTCGCGGAG GTGATCCGGAGCTCCATCGTCGGGCTCGGGACGGACGAGGAGTCCCTGACGCGGGCGATCGTCTCGCGCGCCGAGATCGACATGAAGAAGGTGAAGGAGGAGTACAAGGCCAGGTACCGCAAGACGGTGACCAGCGACGTCAACGGCGACACGTCCGGATACTACAATGGCATCTTGCTCACTCTAGTCGGGCCCGAGTGA
- the LOC8077948 gene encoding annexin D3 isoform X1, whose translation MCCWCCCLECIHNIAPLNLLFLHFSADPALPGEAGAAPASMASISVPNPVPSATQDAENIRKAVQGWGTDEKALIEILGHRTAAQRAEIAVAYEGLCNESLLDRLHSELSGDFRSAMMLWTADPAARDAKLAHKAMKKKGERYVWVLIEVACASTPDHLVAVRKAYREAYSASLEEDVAACPLYNKDPLLKQFLVRLVSSYRYSGELVDDELARAEAAELHDAVVARKQPLHGDVVRIVSSRSKPQLKATFERYRQGHGKAIDEVLEEERRSDQLAAVLKTAVWCLTSPEKHFAEVIRSSIVGLGTDEESLTRAIVSRAEIDMKKVKEEYKARYRKTVTSDVNGDTSGYYNGILLTLVGPE comes from the exons ATGTGTTGCTGGTGCTGCTGCCTGGAGTGCATCCATAACATCGCTCCTCTCAACCTTCTCTTCCTCCACTTCTCCGCCGACCCAGCTCTCCCAGGCGAAGCAGGAGCAGCACCTGCCTCCATGGCTTCCATCTCGGTCCCCAACCCGGTCCCTTCTGCGACCCAAGACGCCGAGAACATTAGGAAAGCAGTGCAAG GATGGGGCACGGACGAGAAGGCGCTGATCGAGATACTGGGCCACCGGACGGCGGCGCAGCGCGCGGAGATCGCCGTGGCCTACGAGGGCCTCTGCAACGAATCCCTCCTCGACAGACTCCACTCCGAGCTCTCCGGCGACTTCCGG AGCGCGATGATGCTGTGGACGGCGGACCCGGCGGCGCGTGACGCCAAGCTCGCCCACAAGgccatgaagaagaagggcgagCGGTACGTGTGGGTGCTCATCGAGGTCGCCTGCGCGTCGACGCCGGACCACCTCGTCGCCGTCAGGAAGGCCTACCGCGAGGCCTACTCCGCCTCCCTGGAGGAGGACGTCGCCGCGTGCCCGCTCTACAACAAGGACCCCCTCCTCAAGCAG TTCTTGGTGCGGCTGGTGAGCTCGTACcggtactccggcgagctcgtcgaCGACGAGCTGGCGAGGGCGGAGGCCGCGGAGCTGCACGACGCGGTGGTGGCCAGGAAGCAGCCGCTGCACGGCGACGTCGTGCGCATCGTCAGCTCCAGGAGCAAGCCGCAGCTGAAGGCGACGTTCGAGCGGTACAGGCAGGGCCATGGCAAGGCCATCGACGAGGTGCTCGAGGAAGAACGCCGCAGCGACCAGCTCGCGGCGGTGCTCAAGACAGCGGTGTGGTGCTTGACGTCGCCGGAGAAGCACTTCGCGGAG GTGATCCGGAGCTCCATCGTCGGGCTCGGGACGGACGAGGAGTCCCTGACGCGGGCGATCGTCTCGCGCGCCGAGATCGACATGAAGAAGGTGAAGGAGGAGTACAAGGCCAGGTACCGCAAGACGGTGACCAGCGACGTCAACGGCGACACGTCCGGATACTACAATGGCATCTTGCTCACTCTAGTCGGGCCCGAGTGA
- the LOC8076827 gene encoding cytochrome P450 94B3, whose protein sequence is MEAIRLAYVLVFLLPFFLLLLRLRKRPATTTAHSPHPNPVLGNTLAFIRNRRRFFDWYTDLLRAAPSGAAVEAWGPFGAGHAVTTASPADVDHLLRAGFDGYARGALFRDATADLIGDGLFAADGRLWSLQRKLASHAFSSRSLRRFTGDVLAVHLRRRFLPLLDAAAARDGGDVAVDLQDALRRFGFRTICHVAFGVEGLDGNDDEDPATQEALFAAFDTAVEISFRRALTPATFVRRLTKLLDVGKSRRLREAVRVIDDYAMSVVESKAARRQRNNLDDGSADLLSRFMAATDDDGGSELGAMFATPEAKLRFLRDMVVTFVLAGKDTTSSALTWFFWLLAANPRCERRAHEEAASCCDDDDDDGDVKGMHYLHAAITEAMRLYPPVPFNGRVAVRDDVLPGGAAVRAGWYANYSAYAMGRMEKLWGKDCLEFVPERWLGERGEFVPVDAARFPVFHAGPRVCLGKEMAYVQMKTVAAALLRRFRVDVVAPVANMEAPPAYEMTATMKMKGGLWVRLRRRED, encoded by the coding sequence ATGGAAGCTATCCGCCTTGCCTACGTGCTCGTCTTCCTCctgcccttcttcctcctcctcctccgtctccgtaAGCGCCCAGCAACAACGACGGCCCACTCCCCGCACCCCAACCCGGTCCTGGGCAACACCCTCGCCTTCATCCGCAACCGCCGCCGCTTCTTCGACTGGTACACGGACCTGCTCCGCGCCGCGCCGTCGGGCGCCGCCGTCGAGGCGTGGGGGCCGTTTGGCGCGGGCCACGCCGTCACCACCGCGAGCCCCGCCGACGTCGACCACCTCCTGCGCGCCGGCTTCGACGGCTACGCCAGGGGCGCGCTCTTCCGCGACGCCACCGCCGACCTCATCGGCGACGGGCTCTTCGCCGCCGACGGCCGCCTCTGGAGCCTCCAGCGGAAGCTCGCCTCGCACGCCTTCTCGTCCCGCTCGCTCCGCCGCTTCACCGGCGACGTCCTCGCCGTGCACCTGCGCCGCCGCTTCCTGCCGCTcctggacgccgccgccgccagggacGGCGGCGATGTTGCCGTCGACCTGCAGGACGCGCTGCGCCGGTTCGGCTTCCGCACCATCTGCCACGTCGCGTTCGGCGTAGAGGGCTTGGATGGCAACGACGACGAGGACCCCGCGACGCAGGAGGCGCTCTTCGCGGCGTTCGACACGGCCGTCGAGATCTCCTTCCGGCGCGCGCTCACGCCGGCCACGTTCGTGCGGCGGCTCACCAAGCTCCTGGACGTTGGCAAGTCGCGCCGGCTCCGGGAGGCCGTCCGTGTCATCGACGACTACGCCATGTCCGTCGTCGAATCCAAGGCGGCGCGGCGCCAGAGgaacaacctcgacgacgggagCGCGGACCTGCTGTCGCGGTTCATGGCGGCCacggacgacgacggcggcagcGAGCTCGGCGCCATGTTCGCCACGCCAGAGGCCAAGCTCCGGTTCCTGCGGGACATGGTCGTCACCTTCGTACTCGCCGGGAAGGACACCACGTCGTCGGCGCTGACCTGGTTCTTCTGGCTGCTCGCCGCGAACCCGCGGTGCGAGCGGCGCGCccacgaggaggccgcgtcatgctgcgacgacgacgacgacgacggcgacgtgaAGGGGATGCACTACCTGCACGCCGCCATCACCGAGGCGATGCGGCTGTACCCGCCGGTGCCGTTCAACGGCCGTGTCGCGGTGCGCGACGACGTGCTGCCGGGCGGCGCGGCGGTGCGAGCGGGCTGGTACGCCAACTACTCGGCGTACGCGATGGGGCGGATGGAGAAGCTGTGGGGCAAGGACTGCTTGGAGTTCGTGCCGGAGCGGTGGCTCGGCGAGCGCGGCGAGTTCGTGCCGGTCGACGCCGCGCGGTTCCCGGTGTTCCACGCTGGCCCGCGGGTGTGCCTCGGGAAGGAGATGGCGTACGTGCAGATGAAGACGGTCGCCGCGGCCCTACTGCGGAGGTTTAGAGTGGACGTGGTGGCGCCGGTGGCTAACATGGAGGCGCCGCCAGCGTACGAGATGACGGCGACGATGAAGATGAAAGGAGGACTGTGGGTGCGGCTCAGGAGGCGCGAAGACTAG
- the LOC8076828 gene encoding uncharacterized protein LOC8076828 — MAHAPVVKTTTTTVADLTDLVLQAILLRLSPADLLRAALTCHRWRRAATHALPRVPPLLGYFFHPQGPGNPPPMPMYDTTHHPAVFLPLDAASSPCLSLDLTPGAASSLSIQDVHLGLVLLLPHSRPKSLLPRILAVDPASRRRVLLPPPPRDALPERDDRWRRDRCVIGVAVLARAHPSRLTFDAVCLTIDGDLPRAWVASVREGNCAWRALPRAEGITINFDPWLFEGRCVHAAGNIYWHICNSSRLLQLDPCTLDFSFMPVPAVLGDRFEKYRIGETPEDGRLCMASIVENLSLQIWVRGEARCSSDRGWLLERKICMTKLLDTVPGLPKDSMMRVLCTWLSDMDYARTGKVFITTWGYGRYSFHLETSKLERLVMEDGKEHGNPIYAYTLAWPPEFLAQETGLLVVD; from the exons atggcgcatgCGCCGGTGgtgaagacgacgacgacgacggtcgCCGACCTCACGGACCTCGTCCTCCAGGccatcctcctccgcctcagccCCGCCGACCTCCTCCGCGCGGCGCTCACCTGCCACCGCTGGCGCCGCGCCGCCACCCACGCCCTCCCACGCGTGCCGCCCCTCCTCGGCTACTTCTTCCACCCACAGGGCCCCGGCAATCCGCCCCCCATGCCGATGTACGACACGACCCACCACCCCGCCGTCTTTCTCCCGCTCGACGCCGCCTCCTCCCCGTGCCTCTCCCTCGACCTCACCCCGGGCGCTGCCAGCAGCCTCTCCATCCAGGACGTCCACCtcggcctcgtcctcctcctccctcactCGCGCCCCAAGTCGCTCCTGCCCCGCATCCTCGCCGTCGACCCGGCGTCGCGCCGCCGCGTCctgctcccgccgccgccgcgcgacgCGCTGCCTGAGCGTGACGATCGCTGGCGCCGCGACAGGTGCGTCATCGGCGTCGCCGTTCTCGCGCGCGCGCACCCTAGCAGGCTCACCTTCGACGCCGTCTGCCTCACCATCGACGGCGACCTCCCGCGCGCCTGGGTCGCGTCCGTCCGCGAAGGCAACTGCGCCTGGCGCGCGTTGCCGAGGGCCGAGGGGATCACCATCAACTTCGACCCGTGGTTGTTCGAGGGCCGCTGCGTGCACGCCGCTGGGAACATCTACTGGCACATCTGCAACTCCAGCCGCTTACTCCAGCTGGATCCTTGCACGCTGGACTTCTCCTTCATGCCCGTGCCTGCCGTCCTGGGGGATCGCTTCGAAAAGTACCGCATCGGAGAGACGCCGGAGGATGGCCGTTTGTGCATGGCATCGATCGTGGAGAATCTCAGTCTGCAGATCTGGGTGCGTGGAGAGGCCAGGTGCAGCAGCGACAGGGGGTGGTTGCTGGAGAGGAAGATTTGCATGACCAAACTGCTCGACACCGTGCCTGGCCTACCCAAGGACAGCATGATGCGGGTGCTTTGCACCTGGCTCAGCGACATGGACTACGCTCGCACCGGAAAGGTGTTCATCACTACATGGGGATATGGGCGCTACTCGTTCCATCTGGAGACCAGCAAGCTAGAGCGATTGGTGATGGAAGATGGCAAGGAGCATGGAAACCCTATCTATGCCTACACCTTGGCCTGGCCGCCTGAGTTCCTCGCCCAAGAAACTGGCCTTCTG GTTGTTGACTAG